From Camelina sativa cultivar DH55 chromosome 7, Cs, whole genome shotgun sequence, one genomic window encodes:
- the LOC104699718 gene encoding uncharacterized protein LOC104699718 isoform X1, whose amino-acid sequence MGEHDSWAASPPSPPTLLFPNGLLPGKAASVTRPLDAERWAKAEDRTAKLIACIQPNPPSEDRRNAVASYVRRLITECFPQIHIFTFGSVPLKTYLPDGDIDLTAFSPNQNLKDSWANLVRDMLEKEEKNENAEFHVKEVQYIQAEVKLIKCLVENIVVDISFNQIGGLCTLCFLEEVDHYINQNHLFKRSIILIKAWCYYESRILGAHHGLISTYALETLVLYIFYLFNNSFSGPLEVLYRFLEFFSKFDWQNFCLSLWGPVPVSSLPDVTAEPPRTDVGELRVSEAFYRACSRVYAVNIAAQETQGQPFVSKHFNVIDPLRENNNLGRSVSKGNFFRIRSAFTLGAKKLARLLDCPKENLIYEVNQFFMNTWERHGSGRRPDAPGNDLWLSRLGEPEPYQQAINVSNFSSNQRNQNAARLGGIHGARSMPSQQNNGGTEVISGVTYQTQKSRGNSYQPAKEVNSNQSAINDKLQQTAKPEIVVNNFHGRHLFARTRSSPELTETYGEALLQSRRSRAPEAGKRQSNTRVDNIRKKNLESETLSSSVRYSADSSSVRHTPSPRSPDSTADMGSAVNSYYDELGSVSVNEDFSVAGEQEDQDFVNSMTSVTGQGFNGHFPFPFNISTGHLPFPITPSILASMGYGQRNVPGIVPSNLPFVETPWSTNVQFPQNFVSSPFTHYFPSGSLPMSEKPSNPGIDDMGSTEVNVDESDNDLWHEQERRTHSFGLENGGYRMHQADDKHLSSSAERSYVPSSRKNRPTRGDDLENSHSPVRGNSQIQSEERTAGSRSVSGASSVRSRTSSESSWDGSTTRGSKPAKDRRNRKVVSGAASALYGKGKSVPEHSIQIDDDNREWIPVSSNEITDRDVGPRPTVPSFQVQRNQIHGHELAQASGSESSVTLAPFLLGGMQQNEVDNSGYTFYPTGPPVPIVAMLPMYNYQAGGNAPSDALASHHSVDEGVENHDPCKSFDSFRGLDQSDIVASSHSTRLGSSAEQTEHKIDILNGDFISHWQNLQYGRSCQNSQHPPVLYPAPVVVPPAYLQGRLPWDGPGRPLAYTNVVNQLMTYGPRLVPVASVQPVSTRPPNIYPRYTNETPRYRSGTGTYFPNPKISPREHRPTSGMRRGNYGHDRNDHHSEREGSWVAGTKTRGSGRNHNNRNQADNKPSLRQDRSDRHWGSSYRHESSSYSSHHSQNGPVRTNTSQDASGNIAYGMYRLPPGMKQNSVTSSEGHNVPSVMMIYPYDQHHEFGSLGPAGEAPHLNEEDQPRFRGGAASAAHMSSPDDPSSPHFPRGK is encoded by the exons atgggTGAGCATGATTCATGGGCGGCTTCTCCGCCGTCACCACCTACTCTCTTATTTCCCAACGGTTTGTTGCCAGGCAAAGCTGCATCTGTCACAAGGCCGCTCGATGCTGAGCGATGGGCCAAGGCTGAGGATAGAACTGCTAAGCTCATTGCTTGCATCCAGCCTAATCCCCCTTCCGAAGATCGCCGCAATGCTGTTGCCAGTTACGTTAGGAGGCTTATCACAGAATGCTTCCCTCAAATTCAT ATCTTTACTTTTGGATCTGTACCTCTGAAGACTTATTTGCCTGATGGAGATATCGACTTAACTGCTTTTAGCCCTAACCAAAATCTCAAGGATTCTTGGGCGAATTTGGTTCGCGATATGCtggaaaaggaagagaagaatgaGAATGCTGAATTTCATGTCAAAGAAGTCCAGTATATCCAGGCTGAA GTAAAGCTAATTAAGTGTCTGGTGGAGAATATTGTGGTGGATATATCATTCAATCAGATTGGAGGGCTGTGTACATTATGCTTCCTTGAGGAG GTTGATCACTATATTAACCAGAACCATTTATTCAAGCGTAGTATTATATTGATTAAAGCCTGGTGTTACTACGAGAGCCGTATATTGGGAGCTCACCATGGGCTTATTTCAACATATGCCCTGGAAACCTTGGTTCTTTACATATTCTATCTTTTCAACAACTCATTTTCTGGACCCCTTGAG GTCCTCTATCGTTTTCTTGAGTTCTTTAGTAAGTTTGACTGGCAGAATTTTTGTCTTAGCCTCTGGGGCCCTGTTCCTGTTAGTTCACTACCAGATGTAACAG CTGAGCCTCCTCGAACGGATGTTGGAGAGTTACGTGTTAGTGAAGCATTTTATAGAGCTTGTAGTAGAGTTTATGCAGTTAATATAGCTGCCCAAGAGACACAGGGGCAGCCTTTTGTTTCCAAACATTTCAATGTTATAGACCCTTTGCGTGAGAACAACAACCTTGGACGCAGTGTCAGTAAAG GTAACTTCTTTAGGATACGAAGTGCATTTACCCTTGGTGCCAAGAAGTTGGCTAGGTTACTTGATTGCCCTAAGGAGAATTTGATCTATGAGGTTAACCAATTTTTTATGAATACATGGGAAAGACATGGCAGTGGTCGACGTCCTGATGCTCCTGGAAATGACTTATGGCTATCAAGACTTGGAGAGCCTGAGCCATATCAACAAGCTATAAATGTTAGTAATTTTTCAAGCaaccaaagaaaccaaaatgctGCCCGTCTTGGTGGGATTCATGGAGCTCGGAGTATGCCCTCTCAACAGAACAACGGTGGAACAGAAGTTATATCTGGAGTAACATATCAAACGCAAAAGAGTCGAGGCAACTCTTACCAACCTGCCAAGGAAGTAAACTCCAATCAAAGTGCTATAAATGATAAGCTTCAGCAAACTGCTAAGCCAGAAATTGTGGTGAATAATTTTCATGGTAGGCACCTTTTTGCCAGGACCCGGTCTAGTCCTGAGCTTACTGAGACATATGGTGAAGCTCTTTTACAATCACGTCGTAGTAGAGCCCCCGAAGCTGGGAAACGCCAAAGTAATACCAGGGTTGATAATATCAGGAAGAAGAATCTGGAGTCTGAAACTTTGTCAAGCAGTGTCAGATATTCGGCCGACTCATCGTCAGTCAGGCATACTCCATCCCCTCGAAGTCCTGATAGTACTGCTGACATGGGCAGTGCAGTGAACAGTTACTATGATGAATTAGGGTCAGTTTCCGTGAATGAAGACTTCTCTGTTGCAGGGGAACAGGAAGACCAAGATTTTGTTAACTCGATGACATCTGTTACTGGGCAAGGTTTTAATGGACACTTTCCTTTCCCTTTTAATATTTCAACGGGTCACTTACCGTTTCCAATTACACCTTCTATCTTAGCTTCAATGGGATATGGTCAGAGGAATGTGCCTGGTATTGTTCCTTCTAACCTTCCTTTCGTCGAGACACCTTGGAGTACTAATGTGCAGTTTCCGCAAAACTTTGTTTCTTCACCATTTACCCATTATTTTCCCAGTGGATCCCTCCCAATGTCAGAAAAGCCAAGCAACCCTGGTATTGACGACATGGGGTCTACAGAAGTAAATGTCGACGAGTCTGACAATGATCTGTGGCACGAACAAGAAAGGAGAACTCATAGTTTTGGACTTGAAAATGGTGGTTATCGAATGCATCAGGCAGATGATAAACATCTGTCATCTTCTGCAGAACGCAGTTATGTACCCTCAAGTAGGAAAAACCGGCCGACAAGGGGAGATGATTTAGAAAATTCACACTCTCCAGTCAGAGGAAACAGTCAAATTCAGAGTGAGGAGAGAACTGCAGGCTCTAGATCTGTGTCTGGTGCTAGTTCCGTCCGAAGCAGGACTTCATCTGAAAGCTCTTGGGATGGGTCAACTACAAGGGGGTCAAAGCCAGCTAAAGATAGACGGAACAGGAAAGTAGTGTCTGGGGCTGCATCTGCACTGTATGGAAAAGGAAAGAGTGTTCCTGAGCACTCAATCCAGATTGATGATGATAACAGAGAATGGATTCCTGTGTCTAGCAATGAAATAACAGATAGAGATGTGGGGCCTCGTCCTACTGTCCCTTCATTTCAAGTTCAGAGGAATCAAATACATGGTCATGAACTAGCTCAGGCAAGTGGATCAGAGTCTTCAGTGACCCTTGCTCCATTTCTCCTAGGCGGCATGCAACAAAACGAGGTTGATAATTCTGGATACACGTTTTATCCCACAGGGCCACCTGTCCCGATCGTTGCAATGCTTCCAATGTATAATTATCAAGCTGGTGGTAATGCGCCATCAGATGCTCTGGCAAGCCACCACAGTGTGGATGAAGGAGTAGAGAATCATGATCCGTGTAAAAGTTTTGACTCTTTCAGGGGACTTGATCAATCTGATATAGTAGCTTCTTCGCACTCCACTAGACTTGGCTCTTCTGCAGAACAAACGGAGCACAAAATTGATATCCTCAATGGTGATTTTATAAGCCACTGGCAAAATTTGCAGTATGGCCGCTCTTGCCAGAATTCTCAACATCCGCCTGTGTTGTACCCTGCTCCTGTTGTAGTGCCACCTGCTTATCTTCAGGGGCGTTTACCATGGGATGGTCCTGGAAGACCTCTTGCCTACACCAATGTTGTAAATCAACTCATGACCTACGGACCTCGTCTTGTACCTGTTGCTTCTGTACAACCTGTTTCAACTAGGCCACCCAACATTTACCCTCGTTACACTAATGAAACTCCCAGATATCGAAGTGGGACGGGGACATATTTTCCAAATCCT AAGATTTCTCCTAGGGAGCACCGGCCTACATCTGGCATGAGGCGTGGGAATTATGGGCATGACAGAAACGACCATCACAGCGAGAGAGAAGGGAGTTGGGTTGCTGGTACAAAGACACGGGGTTCGGGACGTAACCACAACAATCGTAACCAAGCTGATAATAAGCCAAGCTTAAGGCAAGATCGATCTGATAGGCATTGGGGGTCGTCGTATAGGCATGAATCGTCCTCATATTCTTCTCATCATTCTCAAAACGGTCCAGTTCGCACAAACACATCACAAGATGCTTCTGGAAATATTGCTTATGG
- the LOC104699718 gene encoding uncharacterized protein LOC104699718 isoform X2: protein MGEHDSWAASPPSPPTLLFPNGLLPGKAASVTRPLDAERWAKAEDRTAKLIACIQPNPPSEDRRNAVASYVRRLITECFPQIHIFTFGSVPLKTYLPDGDIDLTAFSPNQNLKDSWANLVRDMLEKEEKNENAEFHVKEVQYIQAEVKLIKCLVENIVVDISFNQIGGLCTLCFLEEVDHYINQNHLFKRSIILIKAWCYYESRILGAHHGLISTYALETLVLYIFYLFNNSFSGPLEVLYRFLEFFSKFDWQNFCLSLWGPVPVSSLPDVTAEPPRTDVGELRVSEAFYRACSRVYAVNIAAQETQGQPFVSKHFNVIDPLRENNNLGRSVSKGNFFRIRSAFTLGAKKLARLLDCPKENLIYEVNQFFMNTWERHGSGRRPDAPGNDLWLSRLGEPEPYQQAINVSNFSSNQRNQNAARLGGIHGARSMPSQQNNGGTEVISGVTYQTQKSRGNSYQPAKEVNSNQSAINDKLQQTAKPEIVVNNFHGRHLFARTRSSPELTETYGEALLQSRRSRAPEAGKRQSNTRVDNIRKKNLESETLSSSVRYSADSSSVRHTPSPRSPDSTADMGSAVNSYYDELGSVSVNEDFSVAGEQEDQDFVNSMTSVTGQGFNGHFPFPFNISTGHLPFPITPSILASMGYGQRNVPGIVPSNLPFVETPWSTNVQFPQNFVSSPFTHYFPSGSLPMSEKPSNPGIDDMGSTEVNVDESDNDLWHEQERRTHSFGLENGGYRMHQADDKHLSSSAERSYVPSSRKNRPTRGDDLENSHSPVRGNSQIQSEERTAGSRSVSGASSVRSRTSSESSWDGSTTRGSKPAKDRRNRKVVSGAASALYGKGKSVPEHSIQIDDDNREWIPVSSNEITDRDVGPRPTVPSFQVQRNQIHGHELAQASGSESSVTLAPFLLGGMQQNEVDNSGYTFYPTGPPVPIVAMLPMYNYQAGGNAPSDALASHHSVDEGVENHDPCKSFDSFRGLDQSDIVASSHSTRLGSSAEQTEHKIDILNGDFISHWQNLQYGRSCQNSQHPPVLYPAPVVVPPAYLQGRLPWDGPGRPLAYTNVVNQLMTYGPRLVPVASVQPVSTRPPNIYPRYTNETPRYRSGTGTYFPNPISPREHRPTSGMRRGNYGHDRNDHHSEREGSWVAGTKTRGSGRNHNNRNQADNKPSLRQDRSDRHWGSSYRHESSSYSSHHSQNGPVRTNTSQDASGNIAYGMYRLPPGMKQNSVTSSEGHNVPSVMMIYPYDQHHEFGSLGPAGEAPHLNEEDQPRFRGGAASAAHMSSPDDPSSPHFPRGK from the exons atgggTGAGCATGATTCATGGGCGGCTTCTCCGCCGTCACCACCTACTCTCTTATTTCCCAACGGTTTGTTGCCAGGCAAAGCTGCATCTGTCACAAGGCCGCTCGATGCTGAGCGATGGGCCAAGGCTGAGGATAGAACTGCTAAGCTCATTGCTTGCATCCAGCCTAATCCCCCTTCCGAAGATCGCCGCAATGCTGTTGCCAGTTACGTTAGGAGGCTTATCACAGAATGCTTCCCTCAAATTCAT ATCTTTACTTTTGGATCTGTACCTCTGAAGACTTATTTGCCTGATGGAGATATCGACTTAACTGCTTTTAGCCCTAACCAAAATCTCAAGGATTCTTGGGCGAATTTGGTTCGCGATATGCtggaaaaggaagagaagaatgaGAATGCTGAATTTCATGTCAAAGAAGTCCAGTATATCCAGGCTGAA GTAAAGCTAATTAAGTGTCTGGTGGAGAATATTGTGGTGGATATATCATTCAATCAGATTGGAGGGCTGTGTACATTATGCTTCCTTGAGGAG GTTGATCACTATATTAACCAGAACCATTTATTCAAGCGTAGTATTATATTGATTAAAGCCTGGTGTTACTACGAGAGCCGTATATTGGGAGCTCACCATGGGCTTATTTCAACATATGCCCTGGAAACCTTGGTTCTTTACATATTCTATCTTTTCAACAACTCATTTTCTGGACCCCTTGAG GTCCTCTATCGTTTTCTTGAGTTCTTTAGTAAGTTTGACTGGCAGAATTTTTGTCTTAGCCTCTGGGGCCCTGTTCCTGTTAGTTCACTACCAGATGTAACAG CTGAGCCTCCTCGAACGGATGTTGGAGAGTTACGTGTTAGTGAAGCATTTTATAGAGCTTGTAGTAGAGTTTATGCAGTTAATATAGCTGCCCAAGAGACACAGGGGCAGCCTTTTGTTTCCAAACATTTCAATGTTATAGACCCTTTGCGTGAGAACAACAACCTTGGACGCAGTGTCAGTAAAG GTAACTTCTTTAGGATACGAAGTGCATTTACCCTTGGTGCCAAGAAGTTGGCTAGGTTACTTGATTGCCCTAAGGAGAATTTGATCTATGAGGTTAACCAATTTTTTATGAATACATGGGAAAGACATGGCAGTGGTCGACGTCCTGATGCTCCTGGAAATGACTTATGGCTATCAAGACTTGGAGAGCCTGAGCCATATCAACAAGCTATAAATGTTAGTAATTTTTCAAGCaaccaaagaaaccaaaatgctGCCCGTCTTGGTGGGATTCATGGAGCTCGGAGTATGCCCTCTCAACAGAACAACGGTGGAACAGAAGTTATATCTGGAGTAACATATCAAACGCAAAAGAGTCGAGGCAACTCTTACCAACCTGCCAAGGAAGTAAACTCCAATCAAAGTGCTATAAATGATAAGCTTCAGCAAACTGCTAAGCCAGAAATTGTGGTGAATAATTTTCATGGTAGGCACCTTTTTGCCAGGACCCGGTCTAGTCCTGAGCTTACTGAGACATATGGTGAAGCTCTTTTACAATCACGTCGTAGTAGAGCCCCCGAAGCTGGGAAACGCCAAAGTAATACCAGGGTTGATAATATCAGGAAGAAGAATCTGGAGTCTGAAACTTTGTCAAGCAGTGTCAGATATTCGGCCGACTCATCGTCAGTCAGGCATACTCCATCCCCTCGAAGTCCTGATAGTACTGCTGACATGGGCAGTGCAGTGAACAGTTACTATGATGAATTAGGGTCAGTTTCCGTGAATGAAGACTTCTCTGTTGCAGGGGAACAGGAAGACCAAGATTTTGTTAACTCGATGACATCTGTTACTGGGCAAGGTTTTAATGGACACTTTCCTTTCCCTTTTAATATTTCAACGGGTCACTTACCGTTTCCAATTACACCTTCTATCTTAGCTTCAATGGGATATGGTCAGAGGAATGTGCCTGGTATTGTTCCTTCTAACCTTCCTTTCGTCGAGACACCTTGGAGTACTAATGTGCAGTTTCCGCAAAACTTTGTTTCTTCACCATTTACCCATTATTTTCCCAGTGGATCCCTCCCAATGTCAGAAAAGCCAAGCAACCCTGGTATTGACGACATGGGGTCTACAGAAGTAAATGTCGACGAGTCTGACAATGATCTGTGGCACGAACAAGAAAGGAGAACTCATAGTTTTGGACTTGAAAATGGTGGTTATCGAATGCATCAGGCAGATGATAAACATCTGTCATCTTCTGCAGAACGCAGTTATGTACCCTCAAGTAGGAAAAACCGGCCGACAAGGGGAGATGATTTAGAAAATTCACACTCTCCAGTCAGAGGAAACAGTCAAATTCAGAGTGAGGAGAGAACTGCAGGCTCTAGATCTGTGTCTGGTGCTAGTTCCGTCCGAAGCAGGACTTCATCTGAAAGCTCTTGGGATGGGTCAACTACAAGGGGGTCAAAGCCAGCTAAAGATAGACGGAACAGGAAAGTAGTGTCTGGGGCTGCATCTGCACTGTATGGAAAAGGAAAGAGTGTTCCTGAGCACTCAATCCAGATTGATGATGATAACAGAGAATGGATTCCTGTGTCTAGCAATGAAATAACAGATAGAGATGTGGGGCCTCGTCCTACTGTCCCTTCATTTCAAGTTCAGAGGAATCAAATACATGGTCATGAACTAGCTCAGGCAAGTGGATCAGAGTCTTCAGTGACCCTTGCTCCATTTCTCCTAGGCGGCATGCAACAAAACGAGGTTGATAATTCTGGATACACGTTTTATCCCACAGGGCCACCTGTCCCGATCGTTGCAATGCTTCCAATGTATAATTATCAAGCTGGTGGTAATGCGCCATCAGATGCTCTGGCAAGCCACCACAGTGTGGATGAAGGAGTAGAGAATCATGATCCGTGTAAAAGTTTTGACTCTTTCAGGGGACTTGATCAATCTGATATAGTAGCTTCTTCGCACTCCACTAGACTTGGCTCTTCTGCAGAACAAACGGAGCACAAAATTGATATCCTCAATGGTGATTTTATAAGCCACTGGCAAAATTTGCAGTATGGCCGCTCTTGCCAGAATTCTCAACATCCGCCTGTGTTGTACCCTGCTCCTGTTGTAGTGCCACCTGCTTATCTTCAGGGGCGTTTACCATGGGATGGTCCTGGAAGACCTCTTGCCTACACCAATGTTGTAAATCAACTCATGACCTACGGACCTCGTCTTGTACCTGTTGCTTCTGTACAACCTGTTTCAACTAGGCCACCCAACATTTACCCTCGTTACACTAATGAAACTCCCAGATATCGAAGTGGGACGGGGACATATTTTCCAAATCCT ATTTCTCCTAGGGAGCACCGGCCTACATCTGGCATGAGGCGTGGGAATTATGGGCATGACAGAAACGACCATCACAGCGAGAGAGAAGGGAGTTGGGTTGCTGGTACAAAGACACGGGGTTCGGGACGTAACCACAACAATCGTAACCAAGCTGATAATAAGCCAAGCTTAAGGCAAGATCGATCTGATAGGCATTGGGGGTCGTCGTATAGGCATGAATCGTCCTCATATTCTTCTCATCATTCTCAAAACGGTCCAGTTCGCACAAACACATCACAAGATGCTTCTGGAAATATTGCTTATGG
- the LOC104699719 gene encoding uncharacterized protein LOC104699719, whose protein sequence is MAFNAAMASTSPAAANDVLKEHIGLRRSLSGQDLVVTSGGIRRSSSDNHLCCRSGNKNRILAVSVHPPGPGMKTSRSVGVFSLQISSDIIPNPIKTLLFETDTTQDEKASDEIEVETEPKLDGAKKANWVERLLEIRRQWKKQQRPESGDGEVAEDNIDVTCGCKDEEDGCVADYGSENGDWERESFSRLLVKVSWSEAKKLSQLAYLCNVAYTIPEIKGEDLRRNYGLKFVTSSLEKKAKAATLREKLEQDSTRVPVITSLESEKQPQRSSSSSASAYNIAASAASYIHSCKEYDFSEPNNPVYKSAAAAQAAASTMTAVVAAGEEEKLEAARELQSLQSSPCEWFVCDDPNTYTRCFVIQGSDSLASWKANLFFEPTKFEDTDVLVHRGIYEAAKGIYEQFLPEITEHLSVHGDRAKFQFTGHSLGGSLSLIVNLMLISRGLVSSEAMKPVVTYGSPFVFCGGEKILAELGLDESHVHCVMMHRDIVPRAFSCNYPDHVALVLKRLNGSFRTHPCLNKNKLLYSPMGKVFILQPSESVSPTHPWLPPGNALYVLEKSNEGYSPTALRAFLNCPHPLETLSQRAAYGSEGSVLRDHDSKNYVKAVNGVLRQHTKLIVRKARIHRRSVWPVLTSAGRAMDRSSTTAEEIMTHV, encoded by the exons ATGGCGTTTAATGCGGCGATGGCGTCTACATCTCCAGCGGCAGCGAATGACGTTTTAAAAGAACATATCGGCCTACGTAGATCGTTATCCGGTCAAGATCTCGTCGTGACAAGTGGTGGAATACGGAGATCGAGTTCGGACAATCATCTGTGTTGTCGCTCCGGTAATAAGAACCGAATTCTAGCTGTCTCTGTACATCCTCCTGGTCCAGGGATGAAAACTAGTCGATCTGTTGGAGTGTTCTCGTTACAGATATCGAGCGACATAATCCCCAATCCGATAAAAACGTTGCTATTTGAAACGGACACGACTCAAGACGAGAAAGCGAGTGATGAGATCGAGGTTGAGACTGAGCCAAAACTAGATGGAGCCAAGAAGGCGAATTGGGTCGAGAGATTACTCGAGATAAGAAGACAGTGGAAGAAACAGCAAAGACCAGAGAGTGGAGATGGTGAAGTTGCTGAGGATAATATTGACGTTACGTGTGGTTGTAAAGACGAGGAAGACGGTTGCGTTGCAGATTACGGATCTGAAAACGGTGATTGGGAACGTGAGTCGTTCTCTAGATTGCTTGTGAAGGTTTCTTGGTCTGAGGCTAAAAAGCTTTCTCAGTTGGCTTATTTGTGTAACGTGGCTTACACGATACCGGAGATCAAGGGAGAGGATTTGAGAAGAAACTATGGGTTAAAGTTTGTGACATCTTCCTTGGAAAAGAAAGCCAAAGCAGCGACACTTAGAGAGAAACTCGAGCAGGATTCGACACGAGTCCCTGTTATTACATCTTTAGAATCAGAGAAGCAACCTCAAcgatcatcttcatcttctgcttctgcttACAATATTGCTGCTTCAGCTGCGTCTTATATTCACTCATGCAAAGAGTACGATTTTTCAGAACCAAACAATCCGGTTTATAAATCAGCTGCTGCGGCTCAGGCTGCAGCGTCTACAATGACCGCTGTGGTTGCTGCGGGTGAGGAGGAGAAGCTAGAAGCGGCAAGGGAGCTGCAGTCGCTACAATCATCTCCTTGTGAGTGGTTTGTGTGTGACGATCCAAACACATACACTAGGTGCTTTGTGATTCAG GGATCTGATTCTTTAGCTTCTTGGAAAGCAAACCTCTTCTTCGAGCCAACTAAGTTTGAG GATACAGATGTATTAGTACATAGAGGAATCTACGAGGCAGCGAAAGGAATATACGAACAGTTCTTACCCGAAATAACAGAGCATTTGTCTGTACACGGAGATAGAGCTAAGTTTCAGTTTACGGGTCATTCTCTTGGAGGCAGCCTCTCATTAATAGTGAATCTGATGCTTATCTCTAGAGGACTCGTTAGCTCTGAAGCTATGAAACCCGTTGTCACGTACGGTTCACCGTTTGTGTTTTGTGGCGGGGAGAAGATTCTAGCCGAGCTTGGCCTTGACGAGAGTCATGTTCACTGTGTGATGATGCATAGAGATATCGTCCCACGAGCCTTCTCATGTAATTATCCTGACCATGTTGCTCTCGTTCTTAAGCGTTTGAATGGGTCCTTCCGTACACATCCTTGCCTCAACAAAAAT AAACTGTTGTATTCACCAATGGGGAAAGTATTTATTCTACAGCCAAGTGAGAGCGTCTCGCCGACGCACCCTTGGCTACCACCTGGAAATGCTCTCTACGTTTTAGAAAAGAGCAACGAAGGTTACTCTCCGACGGCGTTACGTGCGTTTCTGAACTGCCCTCACCCGCTCGAAACACTCAGTCAACGCGCAGCTTATGGCTCGGAAGGTTCGGTCTTGAGGGACCACGACTCCAAAAACTACGTCAAGGCCGTGAATGGAGTTCTCAGGCAGCACACGAAACTCATAGTTAGGAAGGCCAGGATACACAGGAGGAGTGTTTGGCCGGTGCTTACGTCAGCAGGACGTGCAATGGACAGGAGCTCGACGACTGCTGAGGAGATCATGACACATGTCTAA
- the LOC104699721 gene encoding abscisic acid receptor PYL9, protein MNSTMEAGVGGGGAAAVATEFLQIRLNHRHDPKENQCSSVLVKHIKAPVHLVWSLVRRFDQPQKYKPFVSRCVMKGDVGIGSVREVDVKSGLPATTSTERLELLDDDDHILGIKILGGDHRLKNYSSVVTVHPEVIDGRAGTMVIESFVVDVPEGNTRDETCYFVEALIRCNLKSLSNVCERMAADLDRI, encoded by the exons atgaattcGACGATGGAGGCCGGAGTTGGAGGCGGTGGTGCGGCGGCGGTGGCGACGGAGTTTCTGCAGATTCGGTTGAACCACAGGCACGATCCAAAGGAGAATCAGTGCTCCTCCGTGCTCGTCAAGCATATCAAAGCCCCTGTTCATCTC GTGTGGTCTCTGGTGAGGAGATTCGATCAGCCACAGAAGTACAAGCCCTTTGTGAGTAGGTGTGTGATGAAAGGTGATGTTGGAATCGGCTCTGTTCGAGAGGTTGACGTTAAGTCTGGCCTCCCAGCTACCACTAGCACCGAAAGGTTGGAGCTTTTGGACGACGACGACCACATTCTTGGTATCAAAATCCTTGGTGGTGATCACAGGCTTAAG AACTACTCCTCCGTTGTTACAGTACATCCAGAGGTAATTGATGGTAGAGCTGGCACTATGGTGATCGAGTCATTCGTGGTGGATGTGCCAGAAGGGAACACCAGAGACGAGACTTGTTACTTCGTTGAAGCTCTTATACGATGCAATCTCAAATCTCTGTCCAATGTTTGCGAGAGAATGGCTGCTGATCTGGACAGGATTTGA
- the LOC109124558 gene encoding transcription factor CPC-like codes for MDNRRWIHRKTTYASRFEGLQVTSIEWKAVTMSEEEEDLIFRMYKLVGDRWSLIAGRIPGRTPEVIERYWLMKHGFFFAN; via the exons ATGGATAACCGTCGGTGGATTCATAGAAAGACGACCTATGCGTCTCGTTTCGAAGGTTTAC AGGTGACTAGCATCGAGTGGAAGGCTGTGACTatgtcagaagaagaagaagatctcattTTTCGGATGTATAAACTTGTTGGTGACAG GTGGTCGTTGATAGCCGGCAGGATCCCGGGGCGTACGCCGGAGGTGATAGAGAGGTACTGGCTTATGAAACACGGCTTCTTTTTTGCAAACTGA